A single genomic interval of Solimonas sp. K1W22B-7 harbors:
- a CDS encoding methyltransferase produces MNTLSPARIMEVGMAFFPAKALLSAVELGLFTELGTKALTGAELQAALGLHPRANPDFFDTLVALRFLERDGDGPGSRYRNTAETALFLDRNSPQFIGGFLEMANARLYRFWGDLPEALRTGRPQNEVKSTGTSMFAELYSKPERLEQFMDAMSGISAGNFHALAEKFDFSRYQTLCDVGGATGQLSMIVAGRHPQLRCISADLPPATEIAQRKIKAAGLSDRITAQPLDFFAEPIPRADVITMGLILHDWNLERKMHLIRAAYDALPQGGAFIVVENLIDDARRDNAFGLLMSLNMLIEFGDAFDFTGADFAGWCREVGFSRTEVIPLGGPASAGVAYK; encoded by the coding sequence CACCCTGTCTCCCGCCCGGATCATGGAGGTCGGCATGGCCTTCTTCCCCGCCAAGGCCCTGCTCTCCGCCGTGGAACTGGGGCTCTTCACCGAGCTGGGCACCAAGGCCCTCACCGGCGCCGAGCTGCAGGCCGCCCTGGGCCTGCACCCGCGCGCCAATCCCGACTTCTTCGACACCCTGGTCGCCCTGCGCTTCCTCGAGCGCGACGGCGACGGCCCCGGCTCGCGCTATCGCAACACCGCCGAAACCGCCCTGTTCCTCGACAGGAACAGCCCGCAGTTCATCGGCGGCTTCCTGGAAATGGCCAACGCCCGTCTCTACCGCTTCTGGGGCGATCTGCCCGAAGCCCTGCGCACCGGCCGCCCGCAGAACGAGGTCAAGAGCACCGGCACCTCCATGTTCGCCGAGCTCTACAGCAAGCCCGAACGGCTCGAGCAGTTCATGGACGCCATGAGCGGCATCTCCGCCGGCAACTTCCACGCGCTCGCCGAGAAGTTCGACTTCTCCCGCTACCAGACCCTCTGCGACGTCGGCGGCGCCACTGGCCAGCTGTCCATGATCGTCGCCGGCCGGCATCCGCAGCTGCGCTGCATCTCCGCCGACCTGCCGCCCGCCACCGAGATCGCGCAGCGCAAGATCAAGGCCGCGGGCCTGTCCGACCGCATCACCGCGCAGCCGCTCGACTTCTTCGCCGAGCCGATCCCCAGGGCCGACGTCATCACCATGGGCCTGATCCTGCACGACTGGAACCTCGAGCGGAAAATGCACCTCATCCGCGCCGCCTACGACGCCTTGCCCCAGGGCGGCGCCTTCATCGTCGTGGAAAACCTCATCGACGACGCCCGCCGCGACAACGCCTTCGGCCTGCTGATGTCGCTCAACATGCTGATCGAATTCGGCGACGCCTTCGACTTCACCGGCGCCGACTTCGCCGGCTGGTGCCGCGAGGTAGGTTTCAGCCGGACCGAGGTGATTCCCCTGGGCGGCCCGGCCAGCGCTGGCGTGGCTTACAAGTGA